One stretch of Schlesneria sp. DSM 10557 DNA includes these proteins:
- a CDS encoding UTP--glucose-1-phosphate uridylyltransferase, giving the protein MLDAKLSQMIEQTGQQHLLRFWKELSAEQQKLLAAQLADLDWDLVSNFAKKGTSPQSDFEERARRAAPPAYVVRTPKSAADRDKWRAAREIGENALREGKVGAVLLAGGQGTRLGFKQSKGLFPIGPVTNQSLLQILATKLIATSQRYGTTIPYFVMTSDKTHDEIEEFYRRNNYFGLDPKDVFLFPQGFAPSVDLKSGKVLLADKGNLSMSPDGHGGLFSALWKAGLFDEMKRRGIEYIFSHQVDNPLARVCDPEFIGLHLMHESEVSTKVVAKTGPDEKVGVAVDIDGRTQIIEYSDLPKDLAQARDAAGDLKFWAGSTAIHLFNRSFLERVATSDNILPWHRAIKKIPHIDEQGNAVEPTVENGVKFERFIFDTLPLAKVALIVETVRDDEFAPLKNKEGEFSPDYVRDRMVRLSKRWLNSVGVNPPDDVAVEISPRFALSPEDLSARTGELAAVPFDSPTYLGPKD; this is encoded by the coding sequence ATGCTTGACGCGAAGCTTTCGCAGATGATCGAACAAACTGGTCAACAGCACCTGTTGCGTTTTTGGAAAGAGCTGTCCGCCGAACAGCAGAAGCTCCTGGCAGCGCAGCTTGCGGATCTGGACTGGGATCTCGTCTCCAACTTCGCAAAAAAGGGAACCAGTCCGCAGAGCGACTTTGAGGAACGTGCCCGTCGGGCCGCTCCTCCTGCGTATGTGGTCAGGACGCCGAAGAGTGCCGCCGACCGGGATAAATGGCGGGCCGCTCGGGAAATCGGAGAGAACGCACTCCGCGAAGGGAAAGTCGGTGCCGTGCTGCTGGCTGGCGGCCAGGGGACTCGACTCGGATTCAAGCAGTCCAAGGGCCTGTTCCCGATTGGTCCCGTGACGAATCAGTCATTGCTCCAGATCCTGGCAACCAAGTTAATCGCCACGTCACAGCGGTATGGCACCACGATCCCCTACTTCGTGATGACCAGCGACAAGACGCATGACGAGATCGAGGAATTCTATCGCCGAAACAATTACTTCGGTCTTGATCCCAAGGATGTGTTCCTGTTTCCCCAGGGCTTTGCACCATCCGTCGATTTGAAGTCCGGAAAAGTCCTGCTGGCCGACAAGGGAAATCTCAGCATGAGCCCCGATGGGCATGGGGGATTGTTCTCGGCCCTCTGGAAGGCAGGGCTGTTCGACGAGATGAAACGAAGAGGGATTGAATATATCTTCTCGCATCAGGTCGACAACCCGCTGGCGCGTGTTTGCGACCCTGAATTCATCGGTCTGCACCTGATGCATGAATCAGAGGTCTCAACAAAGGTTGTCGCGAAAACCGGACCTGACGAGAAGGTGGGTGTGGCCGTGGACATCGACGGCCGGACGCAGATTATCGAGTATAGTGATTTGCCCAAGGACCTGGCGCAGGCACGTGACGCGGCGGGTGATTTGAAATTCTGGGCAGGCAGTACCGCCATCCATCTTTTCAATCGCAGCTTCCTCGAACGGGTTGCGACATCCGACAACATTCTTCCCTGGCATCGAGCCATCAAGAAGATTCCTCATATTGATGAACAGGGTAACGCGGTGGAGCCGACCGTTGAGAACGGAGTGAAGTTCGAACGATTCATCTTCGACACCCTACCGCTCGCGAAGGTGGCGCTCATCGTTGAGACCGTCCGCGATGACGAGTTCGCGCCGCTGAAGAACAAAGAGGGAGAGTTCTCTCCTGATTACGTGCGTGACCGGATGGTTCGGTTAAGCAAACGCTGGTTGAACTCGGTCGGCGTGAATCCTCCAGACGACGTCGCTGTTGAGATCAGCCCCCGCTTTGCTCTTTCACCGGAAGATCTGTCGGCCCGTACCGGCGAACTCGCTGCGGTTCCATTCGATAGTCCCACGTACCTTGGCCCCAAAGACTGA
- a CDS encoding NAD-dependent epimerase/dehydratase family protein, translating into MKVIVTGGAGFIGSHIVDALLERGDVPVVIDNLESGSRRNLPAGVPLYEADIRDQDQVRRIFDEVRPEGVCHQAAQISVSRSMREPIFDAEVNVLGLLNIFENASRVGVKRVVFASSGGVLYGDVTSPASEDFPKKPKSAYGISKWVGEQYLEFYAKERNLQGVALRYSNVYGPRQNPEGEAGVTAIFIRRTLDGKGITINGDGKYIRDFVYGPDVARANVAALHTDLAEDFAAINIGTGLGVDINELAQMIADCHLDDLKNQGQVGRTIEIQHGPPRIGDLRSSLVSPVLAERLLGWKPTVSLKEGLRETVRWFGKRPSEL; encoded by the coding sequence ATGAAAGTGATTGTCACCGGGGGGGCTGGCTTTATCGGCAGTCACATCGTGGATGCGTTGCTCGAACGAGGCGATGTGCCCGTTGTCATCGACAACCTCGAATCTGGATCGAGACGTAATTTGCCTGCGGGCGTTCCCTTGTATGAGGCTGATATTCGCGATCAGGATCAGGTTCGCAGAATCTTTGACGAAGTCAGACCCGAAGGGGTTTGCCATCAAGCCGCTCAGATATCGGTCAGCAGGTCGATGCGTGAACCAATCTTCGATGCGGAAGTGAACGTACTTGGCTTGCTGAACATTTTTGAGAATGCGTCCCGAGTTGGTGTGAAACGCGTCGTCTTTGCCTCGTCAGGAGGCGTGCTCTACGGAGATGTGACGTCCCCCGCGTCTGAGGATTTTCCGAAGAAACCAAAATCCGCCTACGGCATCAGCAAGTGGGTCGGCGAACAATACCTGGAGTTTTACGCCAAGGAGCGCAACTTGCAGGGGGTCGCCTTGCGGTATTCGAACGTCTATGGACCACGTCAAAATCCCGAAGGGGAAGCGGGGGTCACGGCGATTTTCATCAGGCGGACCCTGGACGGAAAAGGAATCACCATCAATGGTGATGGGAAATACATCAGAGACTTTGTTTATGGTCCCGACGTCGCACGAGCGAATGTCGCAGCCTTACACACGGACCTGGCCGAGGATTTCGCTGCGATCAATATCGGGACCGGACTCGGGGTCGACATCAATGAGCTGGCTCAGATGATCGCGGATTGCCATCTTGATGACTTGAAGAATCAGGGGCAGGTGGGCAGAACCATCGAGATTCAGCATGGTCCTCCTCGCATCGGGGATTTGCGCTCCAGTCTCGTGTCGCCGGTGCTGGCAGAGCGGCTACTGGGATGGAAACCGACTGTTTCACTCAAGGAAGGATTGCGAGAAACCGTGCGGTGGTTTGGTAAGCGGCCGAGCGAGTTATGA
- a CDS encoding Gfo/Idh/MocA family protein translates to MMKIKIGQIGTGHGHASGKLEVYRKSDDYEVVGVAEPDDRLRRKAESNPAFRDVQWMSVEQLLNTPGLQAVAVETEPRHLLAHAEQCIDAGMHVHLDKPAGESLSQFRRILDTSARRHLCVQMGYMYRYNPAVVLCRDLVKKGFLGDPFEVHCVMSKQLDRAARLKHAEYRGGMMFELGCHLIDIVVSLLGAPDSVLPVTEHSSDQADELLDNMLAVLKYPRAIASVKSSGLEVEGFARRHFVLCGTEGTIHIEPLDSPKVVRLALSKERGKYRKGYQDVPVESYQRYVADAADFAKIIRGEKMSDWSVTHDLAVQETVLRAAGCPTDT, encoded by the coding sequence ATGATGAAGATCAAGATCGGCCAGATAGGGACGGGGCACGGACACGCGTCGGGAAAGCTGGAGGTTTACCGGAAATCCGACGACTACGAAGTTGTGGGGGTGGCGGAACCGGATGACCGGCTGCGGCGGAAAGCGGAGTCGAATCCCGCTTTCCGTGATGTGCAGTGGATGTCAGTTGAGCAATTGCTGAATACCCCCGGGCTTCAAGCGGTCGCTGTCGAGACAGAGCCCCGACACCTGCTCGCCCATGCGGAGCAGTGTATTGACGCCGGAATGCACGTTCATCTGGATAAACCCGCGGGCGAATCCTTGAGTCAGTTCCGGCGGATTCTTGATACTTCTGCTCGGCGACATTTGTGCGTGCAAATGGGGTACATGTACCGCTACAACCCGGCCGTCGTCCTTTGTCGGGATCTGGTGAAGAAGGGCTTTCTGGGTGATCCGTTCGAGGTCCACTGCGTGATGAGCAAGCAGCTGGACCGCGCTGCGCGGCTGAAGCATGCAGAATATCGCGGTGGAATGATGTTCGAACTCGGCTGTCACTTGATCGATATTGTGGTCAGTCTGCTGGGGGCACCCGACTCAGTGTTACCCGTGACAGAACACTCGTCTGACCAGGCTGATGAACTACTGGATAACATGCTCGCGGTGCTCAAGTATCCGCGCGCGATCGCTTCGGTCAAATCGTCAGGGCTGGAGGTGGAAGGCTTCGCACGGCGTCACTTTGTTCTGTGTGGAACCGAAGGAACCATCCATATTGAACCGCTCGACAGTCCGAAGGTGGTAAGACTGGCTCTGTCGAAAGAGCGGGGAAAATACCGAAAAGGGTACCAGGATGTCCCCGTCGAGTCTTATCAGCGCTATGTTGCCGATGCGGCCGATTTCGCGAAGATCATCCGGGGCGAAAAAATGAGTGACTGGTCTGTCACACATGATCTGGCGGTACAGGAGACTGTGCTCCGGGCGGCGGGGTGTCCCACCGACACGTGA
- a CDS encoding phosphoenolpyruvate hydrolase family protein: MSLQRRDEILARLRKNVAAGRPILGGGAGTGLSAKLEEAGGIDLIVIYNSGRFRMAGRGSLAGMMPYGDANAIVMEMAREVLPVVSKTPVLAGVCGTDPFRLMPQFLREVQEAGFSGVQNFPTVGLIDGQFRLGLEETGMGYDREVEMIRMAGEMGLLTTPYCFNVEEAEAMARAGADILIPHMGLTTKGLIGASTAVTLEEAARRCQQMHDAAKRIKPDILVLCHGGPIADPEDAQYILDHTEGIVGFYGASSMERLPVEPAIIDRIREFSEIHFRLPS; this comes from the coding sequence ATGAGTCTTCAGCGACGTGATGAGATCCTGGCCCGGTTGCGCAAGAACGTTGCCGCAGGTCGACCGATCCTGGGTGGAGGTGCGGGAACCGGACTGTCCGCAAAGCTGGAAGAGGCGGGCGGCATCGACTTGATCGTGATCTACAATTCCGGCCGGTTTCGCATGGCGGGCCGTGGGTCGCTGGCTGGAATGATGCCGTACGGTGACGCCAACGCGATTGTCATGGAGATGGCTCGCGAAGTGCTGCCCGTCGTTTCAAAAACGCCGGTACTGGCGGGAGTCTGCGGCACCGACCCGTTTCGATTGATGCCCCAATTTCTGCGGGAGGTGCAGGAGGCTGGTTTCAGCGGGGTTCAAAACTTTCCCACCGTCGGATTGATCGACGGACAATTTCGGCTCGGGCTGGAAGAGACGGGCATGGGCTACGATAGGGAAGTCGAAATGATCCGCATGGCGGGGGAAATGGGGTTGCTGACGACACCCTACTGCTTCAACGTGGAAGAGGCCGAGGCGATGGCCAGGGCGGGTGCCGACATTCTGATTCCCCACATGGGGTTAACGACCAAAGGGCTGATCGGCGCCTCGACAGCGGTTACGCTTGAGGAAGCGGCGCGGCGCTGCCAGCAGATGCACGATGCAGCGAAACGGATCAAACCAGATATCCTCGTCCTGTGCCACGGGGGGCCGATCGCCGATCCAGAGGATGCACAGTATATTCTTGATCATACTGAAGGAATTGTAGGGTTCTATGGGGCGAGTTCCATGGAACGACTTCCGGTTGAACCCGCGATCATCGACCGGATTCGCGAGTTTTCCGAGATCCATTTCCGCCTGCCATCCTGA
- a CDS encoding UDP-glucose/GDP-mannose dehydrogenase family protein, protein MKIVVIGTGYVGLITGTCFAESGNDVICVDVDSEKIRKLNLGQIPIYEPGLDELIVRNVEAKRLRFTTEPKDAIPQAQCVFLSVGTPQRDDGSADLAVFWSAVDSIAPHLSHDAIVVVKSTVPVGTNAAVARRLQDLLGRPVHVASNPEFLKEGCALEDFMKPDRVVVGVTRPEVAQVLRELYQPFLRTEHPFLVMNLESSEMTKYVANCMLATKISFINEMANVCEQVGADINHVRKGIGHDQRIGFAFLFPGVGYGGSCFPKDVRAMIRVAEQSGIEPHILEAVDAVNVAQKEVLFQKVHKHFGGELKGRTIAIWGLAFKPRTDDIREAPSLILIDRLLAAGATVRVHDPVAMENVRKIYGDRLTYCQTPYDTLDGAEVLAIVTEWNEFRNPDFGVIREKLKSPVIFDGRNLFDPMRMTQLGFHYSGIGLESKTDAKDGAGSKTT, encoded by the coding sequence TTGAAGATCGTAGTGATCGGGACCGGATATGTCGGATTAATTACGGGGACCTGCTTCGCCGAAAGCGGCAACGACGTGATTTGCGTCGATGTGGACAGTGAAAAGATCCGGAAGCTGAATTTGGGTCAGATTCCCATTTATGAGCCCGGACTCGATGAACTAATTGTCCGCAATGTCGAAGCAAAACGTCTGCGGTTCACAACCGAGCCTAAAGACGCCATCCCACAGGCCCAGTGCGTCTTCCTTTCTGTAGGGACTCCTCAGCGAGACGACGGCTCCGCAGACTTGGCCGTTTTCTGGAGTGCGGTCGATTCGATTGCCCCGCACCTTTCCCACGATGCGATCGTCGTGGTCAAGAGCACCGTTCCCGTGGGAACCAATGCTGCTGTTGCGCGTCGCCTGCAAGATCTGCTGGGTCGCCCGGTCCACGTTGCATCGAACCCGGAATTTCTGAAAGAGGGCTGTGCTCTCGAAGACTTTATGAAGCCGGACCGGGTTGTAGTCGGTGTGACACGGCCTGAAGTGGCTCAGGTCCTGCGGGAACTCTATCAGCCTTTCCTGCGGACCGAGCACCCGTTCCTGGTGATGAACCTGGAAAGTTCTGAGATGACGAAATACGTCGCGAACTGCATGCTCGCGACCAAGATCAGCTTCATCAACGAGATGGCGAACGTCTGCGAGCAGGTCGGTGCCGATATCAACCACGTACGCAAGGGGATTGGCCACGATCAGCGAATTGGTTTCGCATTCCTGTTCCCCGGTGTCGGGTACGGCGGATCGTGCTTCCCCAAGGACGTGCGCGCGATGATTCGCGTCGCCGAACAATCGGGGATTGAACCTCACATTCTCGAAGCTGTCGATGCAGTGAACGTTGCTCAGAAAGAAGTCTTGTTCCAGAAAGTGCACAAGCACTTTGGAGGAGAACTCAAGGGGCGGACCATCGCCATCTGGGGGCTGGCTTTCAAGCCTCGGACTGACGATATCCGCGAAGCCCCGTCACTCATTCTGATTGACCGACTTCTCGCGGCAGGAGCGACCGTGCGGGTGCACGATCCTGTTGCCATGGAGAACGTTCGCAAGATCTACGGAGATCGACTCACCTATTGCCAGACTCCTTACGATACGTTAGACGGTGCTGAAGTACTGGCTATCGTTACGGAATGGAATGAATTCAGAAATCCAGATTTCGGTGTCATCCGTGAGAAGCTGAAATCTCCTGTCATTTTTGATGGTCGAAATCTGTTTGATCCAATGAGGATGACTCAGTTAGGATTTCATTACTCCGGGATCGGGCTGGAATCAAAGACCGACGCCAAGGATGGGGCCGGCAGCAAAACAACATAA
- a CDS encoding UDP-glucuronic acid decarboxylase family protein, whose product MRSILVTGGAGFLGSHLCERLLERNENVICLDNFFTGRKDNILHLMGNPRFELIRHDIVHPIVLEVDQIYNLACPASPVAYQFNPIKTIKTSTVGVVNMLGLAKRCRARILHCSTSEVYGDPSVHPQREDYWGHVNPIGPRSCYDEGKRVAESLCINYHQEHDLAVRVIRIFNTYGPRMDPNDGRVISNFITQAIRGEPITIYGDGSQTRSFCYCDDLIRGMMQMMDQDTEIGPVNLGNPDEYSMLQLAEEVLRAIPESKSKITFEPLPKDDPKQRCPDITKAKAVLGWSPTVGLREGLARTIAYYRQELSRAS is encoded by the coding sequence ATGCGATCAATTCTTGTGACAGGAGGGGCTGGATTTTTAGGCAGCCATCTTTGCGAACGGTTACTTGAGCGGAACGAGAACGTCATCTGTCTCGACAACTTCTTCACCGGTCGCAAAGACAATATCCTGCATCTGATGGGGAACCCCCGGTTTGAATTGATCCGCCACGACATCGTTCACCCCATCGTGCTCGAAGTCGATCAGATCTATAACCTGGCCTGTCCCGCATCACCTGTCGCCTATCAGTTCAACCCCATCAAAACAATCAAGACCTCGACCGTTGGCGTGGTCAATATGCTGGGACTGGCCAAGCGATGTCGCGCCCGGATCCTGCACTGTTCCACGTCTGAAGTCTATGGCGATCCGAGTGTTCATCCCCAGCGGGAAGACTACTGGGGGCATGTGAATCCGATCGGCCCGCGAAGTTGTTACGACGAAGGGAAGCGTGTCGCCGAGTCGTTGTGCATCAACTATCACCAGGAACACGATCTGGCCGTCCGGGTGATCCGGATCTTCAATACCTACGGGCCGAGAATGGACCCGAATGATGGACGCGTCATCTCTAACTTCATCACACAGGCGATACGCGGCGAACCGATCACCATCTACGGCGATGGCTCTCAGACGCGATCATTCTGCTATTGCGATGATCTGATTCGCGGGATGATGCAGATGATGGATCAGGACACCGAAATTGGCCCCGTCAATCTCGGTAATCCTGATGAGTACTCAATGCTGCAACTGGCCGAAGAGGTATTGAGGGCGATTCCGGAATCCAAATCCAAGATTACGTTTGAGCCCCTTCCCAAGGATGATCCAAAGCAGCGATGCCCGGACATCACCAAGGCGAAAGCCGTACTCGGCTGGTCCCCGACCGTCGGTCTTCGCGAGGGTTTGGCCAGGACGATCGCCTACTATCGTCAGGAACTTTCACGGGCCAGCTGA
- a CDS encoding malate dehydrogenase translates to MTDVAPIRVAITGAAGQIGYASLFRLASGQIFGAHRPVILHLIELPAAVGALDGIHMELDDCAFPTLAGVQKFDSDHLEDAFRDVNFAILVGSVPRKQGMERSDLIRINGPIFTNTGKAIQAAAAKDVRVVVVGNPCNTNCLIAMSHAPDVPRDRWFAMTRLDQNRAAAQLAQKSNRPVASVTNLAIWGNHSSTQFPDFLNTKIDGKQATSVISDHAWLKGDFVTTVQQRGAAVIKARGASSAASAANAALDTVKSIVTPTAAGDCFSAAVYSDGSYGIEEGLVTGLPLSTDGKNWRVLPGFEIDEFSRSQIDKTINELKQERDTVRDLLP, encoded by the coding sequence ATGACCGACGTTGCCCCCATTCGAGTTGCGATCACCGGTGCTGCCGGCCAGATTGGCTATGCGTCCTTGTTCCGACTCGCCTCGGGCCAAATCTTCGGGGCCCATCGCCCTGTGATTCTGCACCTGATCGAACTTCCTGCTGCGGTCGGGGCATTGGACGGGATCCACATGGAACTCGACGACTGTGCTTTCCCGACACTGGCCGGGGTGCAAAAGTTCGACAGTGATCATCTCGAAGACGCATTCCGTGATGTCAACTTCGCGATCCTCGTCGGCAGCGTTCCCCGTAAGCAGGGGATGGAGCGTTCTGACCTCATCCGTATCAACGGCCCCATCTTCACGAATACCGGCAAAGCGATTCAGGCCGCAGCCGCCAAGGACGTCCGGGTTGTTGTCGTCGGAAACCCCTGTAACACGAACTGTCTGATCGCCATGTCGCACGCTCCGGACGTGCCACGTGATCGCTGGTTCGCCATGACGCGTCTCGACCAGAATCGTGCCGCCGCTCAACTGGCTCAGAAGTCCAATCGACCCGTCGCTTCGGTCACCAATCTGGCGATCTGGGGTAACCATTCTTCGACGCAGTTCCCAGACTTCCTCAACACCAAGATCGATGGCAAGCAAGCAACCAGCGTCATTTCCGACCATGCCTGGTTGAAGGGTGACTTCGTCACGACCGTTCAGCAGCGCGGTGCTGCCGTCATCAAAGCACGTGGTGCTTCCAGCGCTGCAAGTGCTGCCAATGCTGCACTCGATACGGTGAAGAGCATCGTAACGCCGACCGCCGCGGGTGACTGCTTCAGCGCCGCTGTCTACTCGGACGGAAGCTACGGAATCGAAGAAGGTCTGGTCACCGGTCTGCCGCTCAGCACTGACGGCAAGAACTGGAGAGTTCTGCCTGGTTTCGAGATTGATGAATTCAGCCGTTCGCAGATCGACAAGACCATCAATGAATTGAAGCAGGAACGCGATACCGTTCGTGACCTGCTGCCCTGA
- a CDS encoding type I phosphomannose isomerase catalytic subunit, with protein sequence MNSPLTIDDPLVFDTFFRPQVWGGRGIQSQLGRTLPCELPYGEAWELSSLPLHESRVLEGKNAGRPLAELWTKSRKELTGGGGRDVFPLLLKWLECKELLSLQVHPDDAMAQRLLNEPYGKSEAWVIVSVEPTARIYAGLQPGVTREDFLAHMKGGTVEKCLHSFVPRPGDCVSIPAGTIHAAGGGLIIAEVQQSSDATFRLFDWNRLGLDGKPRPLQIDKAVDAINWDQGPVSPVVPEKIRCESSGLSGELLVDGVGFRMERYTLHQPGATPHSGEFTVWMVLEGEVSLTNSGTGYTRDFQKGSSFMIPASAGQTRLSPKENAGLLTLLCVRLT encoded by the coding sequence ATGAATTCGCCTTTGACCATCGACGATCCGCTTGTGTTCGATACGTTTTTCCGCCCACAGGTCTGGGGGGGAAGGGGGATTCAGTCTCAACTGGGAAGAACGCTTCCCTGTGAATTGCCGTATGGAGAGGCTTGGGAGCTCAGTTCACTTCCCTTGCATGAAAGTCGGGTGCTCGAAGGGAAAAATGCCGGCCGTCCACTTGCTGAACTGTGGACGAAGTCGCGAAAGGAACTGACGGGCGGCGGAGGTCGCGATGTCTTTCCGCTGCTGCTGAAATGGCTCGAATGCAAAGAACTCCTGTCACTTCAAGTCCACCCTGATGATGCGATGGCGCAGCGGCTTCTGAACGAACCTTACGGAAAATCAGAAGCGTGGGTCATTGTGTCGGTGGAACCGACCGCCCGGATTTACGCGGGACTTCAGCCCGGCGTAACCCGCGAGGATTTCCTGGCCCATATGAAGGGGGGGACAGTCGAGAAGTGCTTGCATTCGTTCGTACCACGTCCAGGTGATTGCGTCTCCATACCCGCCGGGACGATTCACGCGGCGGGGGGAGGACTGATCATTGCAGAAGTGCAGCAGTCCAGCGACGCGACATTCCGCTTGTTCGACTGGAACCGGCTGGGGCTGGACGGCAAACCACGTCCGTTGCAGATCGACAAGGCGGTCGATGCGATCAACTGGGACCAGGGCCCCGTTTCCCCTGTCGTTCCTGAAAAAATTCGTTGTGAATCGTCAGGGCTCAGCGGAGAACTCCTTGTCGACGGCGTGGGCTTCCGCATGGAACGCTACACATTACACCAGCCAGGTGCGACGCCGCATTCGGGTGAGTTCACAGTCTGGATGGTGCTGGAGGGGGAAGTGTCGTTGACAAATTCCGGTACAGGGTATACCCGCGACTTCCAGAAGGGGTCGAGCTTCATGATTCCGGCGAGTGCGGGACAGACGCGGCTGAGCCCGAAAGAAAATGCGGGTTTGTTGACATTACTTTGTGTTCGCCTTACTTAA
- a CDS encoding serine hydrolase domain-containing protein: protein MNELELAERLPATFGVFREGVDRQLHTGLQIYVSLQGEVLADGGFGLSAPGQPMTSETINLWLSAGKPLTVVAILQQWEQGRLRLDDPVVKFIPEFAGGGKDGITIRHILTHTCGFRNVETGWPEASWNDIIRRICDSSVEPDWVVGQTAGYHTASSWFILGEILSRLTGLSYPDAMRKGLFEPLGLRQSFTSLTPTQYAEYESRLGKIYTREGGGLQLLDWHEPARCEKPSPGANTRGPIRELGSFYEMLLNEGQYQGRQILTPQTVAAMTARHRVGEFDLTLAHKVDFGLGVIVNSIRYGAETVPYGYGPFCSLRTFGHGGAQSSQGWCDPERGLVVAYFFNGRPGEGQHGRRLRKLNEAICADLQLT from the coding sequence ATGAACGAACTCGAACTTGCCGAGCGACTCCCAGCGACTTTTGGCGTCTTTCGTGAAGGTGTTGATCGGCAGTTACATACGGGCCTGCAGATCTATGTCTCGCTTCAGGGCGAGGTCCTGGCTGATGGTGGATTCGGACTCTCCGCGCCAGGCCAGCCGATGACATCAGAGACGATCAATCTGTGGCTGAGTGCGGGTAAGCCGTTGACAGTGGTCGCAATCCTGCAGCAGTGGGAGCAAGGTCGACTGCGACTGGATGATCCCGTGGTGAAATTCATCCCGGAGTTTGCGGGGGGGGGCAAGGATGGGATCACCATCCGCCACATACTGACTCATACCTGCGGTTTCCGGAATGTCGAAACGGGCTGGCCCGAAGCGTCCTGGAATGACATCATTCGGCGGATCTGCGATTCGAGCGTCGAACCCGACTGGGTGGTAGGACAAACGGCGGGGTACCATACCGCATCGAGCTGGTTCATCCTGGGTGAGATCCTGTCCCGGCTGACGGGGCTTTCTTATCCCGACGCGATGCGCAAGGGACTATTTGAACCTCTCGGCCTGCGGCAAAGCTTCACGAGCCTGACTCCCACACAATATGCGGAATACGAAAGCCGGTTGGGAAAAATCTACACCCGAGAGGGGGGCGGTCTGCAACTTCTGGACTGGCACGAGCCGGCCCGTTGTGAAAAGCCCTCTCCGGGTGCGAATACGCGGGGGCCGATTCGGGAACTGGGCTCCTTCTACGAAATGTTGCTGAATGAAGGACAATACCAGGGGCGGCAGATCCTGACCCCTCAGACCGTGGCCGCCATGACTGCCCGGCACCGGGTGGGGGAATTTGATCTGACGCTTGCGCATAAGGTTGACTTCGGATTGGGCGTGATCGTGAATTCGATTCGCTACGGGGCGGAGACCGTTCCATACGGGTATGGCCCCTTTTGTTCGCTCCGTACTTTCGGCCACGGCGGGGCGCAATCATCCCAGGGATGGTGTGATCCGGAGCGTGGCCTGGTCGTCGCCTATTTCTTCAACGGACGTCCCGGCGAGGGCCAGCATGGACGCCGTCTGCGAAAACTGAACGAAGCGATTTGTGCCGATTTGCAACTGACCTGA